One Hordeum vulgare subsp. vulgare chromosome 4H, MorexV3_pseudomolecules_assembly, whole genome shotgun sequence DNA window includes the following coding sequences:
- the LOC123448846 gene encoding uncharacterized protein LOC123448846: MAAADYDRAYRPYAPSSAGDYDRPYRNEIVPYGDRRIDLVVKPPPPTRSPPPPLPVTKSGGGGGIGSAWCFSDPEVKRRRRVASYKAYSVEGKVKASFRRGFRWIKDKCTGFIHGW, from the coding sequence ATGGCCGCCGCCGACTACGACCGCGCGTACCGCCCCTACGCGCCCTCCTCCGCCGGCGACTACGACCGCCCCTACCGCAACGAGATCGTGCCCTACGGCGACCGCCGCATCGACCTCGTCGtcaagccgccgccgcccaccaggtccccgccgccgccgttgcCGGTCACCAAGAGCGGAGGCGGGGGCGGGATAGGCTCCGCCTGGTGCTTCAGCGACCCGGAGGTGAAGAGGCGGCGTCGGGTGGCGAGCTACAAGGCATACTCGGTGGAGGGAAAAGTCAAGGCCTCGTTTCGCCGGGGATTCCGCTGGATCAAGGACAAGTGCACCGGCTTCATCCATGGCTGGTAA